In Streptomyces seoulensis, the following are encoded in one genomic region:
- a CDS encoding glycoside hydrolase family 76 protein yields MPVHRPRFLGALLALALALGGVLALPSPAPAASAVCALSCDTLDPSKARQESFPVPDRTVNGRLLRLHVSEPDSMAWASVDQGKQGDAVWLDRSWDRGASWDGLLGKASIPASWTGTRTLMYNVTDPVGHRRGWVRACADAVGVTCTDWFRPRVCDGTSCDGADPATAARDERPVPATTLYGRTVSLHMDQANGLAWGVVENGGAGDEVWLDRSWDEGASWPEGSSLGRTSVPSGSSSTRTAMFATRDPRGLLYGGAVRACGRESAHQDGSCTAWARPAPTRARGAADALMASYRTDEGWWRSSWWNSAVALTSVVDFARATGTHDYDWAVARTFEQNQGVFPAGGRSSDPVEGHFISRAVDDAAWWGVAWVAAYDLTHERRYLDEAVTITDYVRGFWDTGSCGGGVWWNRERTYKNAVTSGLYLWLTSALHQRLSGDTVWGARAVTAGDWYLGSGLINGSGLVNDGLTSGCANNGQTVWSYNQGLAIGGFTELWRSTGNTRYLDAAKRLADAALSSSALTRDGVLTESCDVGGASCDDNQKQFKGVFVRQLADLASATGSSAYRAYLVRQADSVWAKDRDPLNRLGERWAGGSPNQVDWRTQASALAALTSAG; encoded by the coding sequence ATGCCGGTTCACAGACCCCGCTTCCTCGGCGCGCTGCTGGCCCTCGCTCTCGCGCTCGGCGGAGTGCTCGCGCTCCCCTCCCCCGCCCCTGCCGCGTCGGCCGTGTGCGCGCTCTCCTGCGACACCCTCGATCCCTCCAAGGCGCGCCAGGAGTCGTTCCCGGTGCCGGACCGTACCGTCAACGGCCGTCTCCTCAGGCTGCATGTCTCCGAGCCGGACAGCATGGCCTGGGCCAGCGTCGACCAGGGCAAGCAGGGCGACGCGGTGTGGCTGGACCGCTCCTGGGACCGGGGCGCGAGCTGGGACGGGCTGTTGGGGAAGGCGAGCATCCCCGCCTCGTGGACCGGCACCCGGACGCTGATGTACAACGTCACCGATCCGGTGGGCCACCGGCGCGGCTGGGTCCGGGCCTGCGCGGACGCGGTCGGGGTGACCTGCACGGACTGGTTCCGCCCCCGGGTGTGCGACGGCACCTCCTGCGACGGCGCCGACCCGGCCACGGCGGCCCGCGACGAGCGCCCGGTGCCGGCGACCACCCTGTACGGGCGCACCGTCAGCCTGCACATGGACCAGGCGAACGGCCTGGCCTGGGGCGTGGTGGAGAACGGCGGCGCGGGCGACGAGGTCTGGCTGGACCGCTCCTGGGACGAGGGCGCGAGCTGGCCGGAGGGCTCCTCGCTCGGCCGGACCAGCGTGCCGTCGGGGTCGTCCTCGACGCGTACGGCGATGTTCGCCACCCGGGACCCGCGCGGGCTGCTGTACGGCGGTGCCGTGCGCGCCTGCGGCCGTGAGTCCGCGCACCAGGACGGGAGTTGCACCGCTTGGGCGCGTCCGGCGCCGACGAGGGCGCGGGGCGCGGCGGACGCGCTGATGGCGTCGTACCGGACCGACGAGGGCTGGTGGCGCAGCAGTTGGTGGAACTCGGCGGTGGCGCTGACCTCGGTCGTCGACTTCGCGCGGGCCACCGGGACGCACGACTACGACTGGGCGGTGGCACGTACCTTCGAGCAGAACCAGGGGGTGTTCCCGGCGGGCGGGCGCAGTTCGGACCCGGTGGAGGGGCATTTCATCAGCCGGGCGGTGGACGACGCGGCGTGGTGGGGGGTCGCGTGGGTGGCGGCGTACGACCTCACGCACGAGCGGCGGTATCTGGACGAGGCGGTGACCATCACCGACTATGTGCGCGGGTTCTGGGACACGGGCAGCTGCGGGGGCGGGGTGTGGTGGAACCGGGAGCGCACGTACAAGAACGCGGTGACCAGCGGCCTGTACCTGTGGCTGACCTCGGCGCTGCACCAGCGGCTCAGCGGGGACACGGTGTGGGGTGCGCGGGCGGTGACGGCCGGGGACTGGTACCTGGGCAGCGGGCTGATCAACGGCTCGGGGCTGGTGAACGACGGGCTGACCTCGGGGTGTGCCAACAACGGTCAGACGGTGTGGAGTTACAACCAGGGACTGGCGATCGGCGGCTTCACCGAACTGTGGCGCTCGACCGGGAACACCCGCTATCTGGACGCCGCGAAGCGGCTGGCGGACGCGGCGCTGTCCTCGTCCGCGCTGACCCGGGACGGGGTGCTGACCGAGTCGTGCGACGTGGGCGGCGCGAGCTGTGACGACAACCAGAAGCAGTTCAAGGGCGTGTTCGTCCGTCAGCTGGCCGATCTGGCGTCCGCCACCGGTTCGTCGGCCTACCGCGCGTATCTGGTGCGGCAGGCCGACTCGGTGTGGGCCAAGGACCGGGACCCGCTGAACCGGCTCGGCGAGCGCTGGGCCGGCGGGAGTCCGAACCAGGTGGACTGGCGGACCCAGGCGAGCGCGCTGGCGGCGCTGACCTCGGCCGGGTGA
- a CDS encoding sugar ABC transporter ATP-binding protein, producing MTPWRAAVTAPPDEVLAVTGLTKRFPGVLALDDVTFTLRAGQTHALVGENGAGKSTLIKVLTGVYRPDEGELRHQGEAVAFPTPLAAQHAGISTIYQEVNLIPLMSVARNLFLGREPRTRLGLIDFARMHREAQETMAEYGVHVDVRRPLRELGVGAQQMVALARAVSVDARVVVMDEPTSSLEPREVETLFGVIRRLREQGIAVLYVSHRMDELYAICDTVTVLRDGRLVHTGPLAETGRLQLVSLMLGRETSEVRAEGVTKFTGGHDAGSQPVLSARHLDRRHQLHDVSLDIRPGEVVGLGGLLGSGRTETAKAIAGALPVGGGEVTVDGRPVRTGSAAAAIRAGISLLPEDRKSEGIVPGLSVRENIALAALPRMSRFGLVSEAKVDAVVDTFMKRLRIKAASPHQKVGELSGGNQQKVLLARWLAMHPKVLLLDEPTRGIDIGAKAEVQKLIDELAENGLGVLLISSDVEELIEGSDRVVVLRDGSVVGELTGDEVGADQLLRAIAEAAEEEAPRHD from the coding sequence CCCACGCCCTGGTCGGTGAGAACGGCGCGGGCAAGTCCACCCTGATCAAGGTACTCACCGGGGTGTACCGCCCCGACGAGGGCGAACTGCGCCACCAGGGCGAGGCGGTGGCCTTCCCGACCCCGCTCGCCGCGCAGCACGCCGGGATCTCCACGATCTACCAGGAGGTCAACCTCATCCCCCTGATGAGCGTGGCCCGCAACCTCTTCCTCGGCCGCGAGCCCCGCACCCGCCTCGGTCTGATCGACTTCGCCCGTATGCACCGCGAGGCGCAGGAGACCATGGCCGAGTACGGCGTCCATGTCGACGTACGCCGTCCCTTGCGCGAACTCGGCGTCGGCGCCCAGCAGATGGTCGCCCTCGCCCGTGCCGTCTCGGTCGACGCCCGCGTGGTCGTCATGGACGAGCCCACCTCCTCGCTCGAACCCCGCGAGGTGGAGACCCTGTTCGGCGTCATCCGACGGCTGCGCGAACAGGGCATCGCCGTGCTGTACGTCAGCCACCGCATGGACGAGCTGTACGCCATCTGCGACACGGTCACCGTGCTCCGCGACGGACGCCTGGTGCACACCGGCCCGCTCGCCGAGACCGGACGCCTCCAGCTGGTCTCCCTGATGCTGGGCCGCGAGACCAGCGAGGTCCGCGCCGAGGGCGTCACCAAGTTCACCGGCGGCCACGACGCGGGGTCCCAACCCGTTCTGAGCGCCCGTCACTTGGACCGGCGTCACCAGCTGCACGACGTCTCGCTCGACATCCGCCCCGGTGAGGTCGTCGGCCTCGGCGGGCTGCTCGGCTCCGGGCGTACCGAGACCGCCAAGGCCATCGCCGGCGCCCTTCCGGTCGGCGGGGGAGAGGTCACCGTGGACGGGCGCCCGGTGCGCACCGGGTCGGCGGCCGCCGCGATCCGGGCCGGGATCAGCCTGCTGCCCGAGGACCGCAAGTCCGAGGGGATCGTGCCGGGCCTCTCCGTACGGGAGAACATCGCGCTGGCCGCGCTGCCCCGCATGTCCCGCTTCGGGCTCGTCTCCGAGGCCAAGGTCGACGCCGTGGTCGACACCTTCATGAAGCGGCTGCGGATCAAGGCCGCGAGCCCGCACCAGAAGGTCGGCGAACTCTCCGGCGGCAACCAGCAGAAGGTGCTGCTGGCCCGCTGGCTGGCCATGCACCCCAAGGTGCTGCTGCTCGACGAGCCGACGCGCGGCATCGACATCGGCGCCAAGGCCGAGGTGCAGAAACTGATCGACGAACTCGCCGAGAACGGCCTCGGCGTGCTGCTGATCTCCTCCGACGTGGAGGAACTCATCGAAGGGTCCGACCGGGTGGTGGTGCTCCGGGACGGCTCGGTCGTCGGCGAGCTGACCGGGGACGAGGTCGGCGCCGACCAGCTCCTGCGGGCCATCGCCGAGGCCGCCGAGGAGGAGGCGCCCCGCCATGACTGA
- a CDS encoding TIM-barrel domain-containing protein — translation MALVLACAGVALAPVGADAATPAAKARSATVTVPGARFQVLSPTLIRTEYAGDDRFEDSATFNAIGRGGFTPPAYTSAVKDGVLTVTTSALTLRYKVGSGPFTADNLTVRLKAGQKQVQASPWQRPDCAVGTLCEAEGQLHDGPGVAVDHAGYTGKGFLAGFDVTNNSLTTEVRSPEAGTYDYAVRYANAVGSDGRRETRTLSLSVDGGATRTLSLPATADWNTWGVARLPLTLGAGPHTVRLQRGATDSGNVNIDSAALLKPGADYPARDRTAVPACAFGTSCEAEDGLLAGSAVIATDHRGNSGDGFAAELNKDASLTRRVVDVPRDGTYRLHLRYANGTGGDGRHEKRTVQVRTGTGTPATLTLDPTDNWDTWQTASTTVDLKAGANDVTLACPDATSCHVNVDTLGVTATADPAPEPHLALGGYRRSLDGLDGDNDPSPRTTPGLLHRDGWHLLDDTPSAVYDARTGKATPRAGHAGKPYQDGYLFGFGHDYKQGLTDLATLTGPPALLPRWAYGVWYSEYIDRTAKDYQDTILPAFRAAGVPLDVLVTDTDFKSPNTWSGWNFDPAKYPDPKGFFDWSTAQGLHNTLNVHPSILESDPQYAKAQETAKGKLSKGGCAGSAGSTCRTFDFGDPDQLKAYLDLHRPFDRAGNDFWWLDWCCDASRSSQAGVTPDAWINQKYAGLNAETAERPFVLSRAYGSLQAGGYSGGVGLPTGPWADKRSTLHFSGDTASTWGTLSAEVGYTPGESAATGMAAISHDIGGHNDGHGIPGAETYTTDDGRTHRTTKLPDDLYARWVQFGTFQPIDRLHSNHSDRLPWQYGDAARDSAAKFLRLRESLVPYTYTLAQQAATTGVPLVRPLYLDHPEDEAAYTRAGSEYLYGPDMLVAPVTTPGTSTTTSVWFPEGTWTDYFTGRTYTAGSGGTSYDVTTTLDTMPVFVRAGGIIATRAGDAAHDSGTPLDRVGLTVATGAPGAFTLYEDDGVSTPARHRSATTRTSYTGHTLRIAPTRGTYKGLPSRRTWTVTFQGLTEPPAHVTSNGTTLAPSAWQWDATAHTLKITTPRTSVRQPVTVSFN, via the coding sequence ATCGCCCTCGTCCTGGCCTGCGCGGGCGTCGCGCTCGCACCCGTCGGCGCCGACGCCGCCACCCCGGCCGCCAAGGCCCGCTCGGCCACCGTGACCGTGCCCGGCGCCCGGTTCCAGGTGCTGTCCCCGACCCTGATCCGTACCGAGTACGCCGGGGACGACAGATTCGAGGACAGCGCCACCTTCAACGCCATCGGCCGGGGCGGCTTCACCCCGCCCGCCTACACCTCCGCCGTCAAGGACGGCGTCCTCACCGTCACCACCAGCGCCCTGACCCTGCGCTACAAGGTGGGCTCCGGACCCTTCACCGCCGACAACCTGACCGTGCGCCTGAAGGCCGGGCAGAAACAGGTGCAGGCGAGCCCCTGGCAGCGCCCCGACTGCGCGGTGGGCACCCTCTGCGAGGCCGAGGGCCAGCTCCACGACGGCCCCGGCGTCGCCGTCGACCACGCCGGCTACACCGGCAAGGGCTTCCTCGCGGGCTTCGATGTCACGAACAACTCCCTGACCACGGAAGTGCGTTCACCCGAAGCCGGCACCTACGACTACGCCGTCCGCTACGCCAACGCGGTGGGCTCGGACGGCCGCCGCGAGACCCGTACGCTCAGCCTCAGCGTGGACGGCGGCGCGACCCGGACCCTCAGCCTCCCGGCCACCGCCGACTGGAACACCTGGGGCGTGGCCCGGCTGCCCCTGACCCTCGGCGCCGGCCCCCACACCGTACGGCTCCAGCGCGGCGCCACCGACTCCGGCAACGTCAACATCGACAGCGCGGCCCTGCTGAAGCCCGGCGCCGACTACCCGGCGCGGGACCGCACCGCCGTCCCCGCCTGCGCGTTCGGCACGAGCTGCGAGGCCGAGGACGGTCTCCTCGCGGGCTCCGCCGTCATCGCCACCGACCACCGGGGGAACTCCGGCGACGGCTTCGCCGCCGAGCTGAACAAGGACGCCTCCCTCACCCGCCGCGTCGTGGACGTCCCGCGCGACGGCACCTACCGCCTCCACCTGCGCTACGCCAACGGCACCGGGGGCGACGGCCGCCACGAGAAGCGCACCGTGCAGGTCCGCACCGGCACCGGCACCCCGGCGACCCTCACCCTCGATCCCACCGACAACTGGGACACCTGGCAGACCGCCTCCACCACCGTCGACCTGAAGGCCGGCGCCAACGACGTCACCCTCGCCTGCCCCGACGCCACGAGCTGCCACGTCAACGTCGACACCCTGGGCGTCACCGCCACGGCCGACCCCGCCCCCGAGCCGCACCTCGCGCTCGGCGGCTACCGCCGCAGCCTCGACGGACTCGACGGCGACAACGACCCCAGCCCCCGCACCACCCCCGGCCTGCTGCACCGCGACGGCTGGCACCTGCTGGACGACACCCCCTCCGCCGTCTACGACGCCCGCACGGGCAAGGCCACCCCGCGCGCCGGACACGCCGGGAAGCCCTACCAGGACGGCTACCTCTTCGGCTTCGGCCACGACTACAAGCAGGGTCTGACCGACCTCGCCACCCTGACCGGGCCGCCCGCACTGCTGCCCCGCTGGGCCTACGGCGTCTGGTACTCCGAGTACATCGACCGGACCGCCAAGGACTACCAGGACACCATCCTGCCCGCCTTCCGCGCGGCCGGGGTCCCGCTGGACGTGCTCGTCACCGACACCGACTTCAAGTCGCCCAACACCTGGAGCGGCTGGAACTTCGACCCGGCCAAGTACCCCGACCCCAAGGGCTTCTTCGACTGGTCCACCGCGCAGGGACTGCACAACACCCTGAACGTGCACCCCAGCATCCTGGAGTCCGACCCGCAGTACGCGAAGGCCCAGGAGACCGCCAAGGGCAAGCTGAGCAAGGGCGGTTGCGCGGGGTCGGCCGGCTCGACGTGCCGTACGTTCGACTTCGGCGACCCCGACCAGCTGAAGGCGTACCTCGATCTGCACCGGCCCTTCGACCGCGCCGGGAACGACTTCTGGTGGCTGGACTGGTGCTGCGACGCCTCCCGCTCCTCGCAGGCCGGTGTCACCCCGGACGCCTGGATCAACCAGAAGTACGCCGGCCTCAACGCCGAGACCGCCGAACGGCCCTTCGTCCTCTCCCGCGCCTACGGCTCCCTCCAGGCGGGCGGCTACAGCGGCGGCGTCGGCCTGCCCACCGGGCCCTGGGCCGACAAGCGCTCCACGCTGCACTTCTCCGGCGACACCGCCTCCACCTGGGGCACCCTGAGCGCCGAGGTCGGCTACACCCCGGGTGAGTCCGCCGCCACCGGCATGGCCGCCATCAGCCACGACATCGGCGGCCACAACGACGGACACGGCATCCCCGGCGCCGAGACCTACACCACCGACGACGGCCGCACCCACCGCACCACCAAGCTGCCCGACGACCTGTACGCCCGCTGGGTGCAGTTCGGCACCTTCCAGCCCATCGACCGCCTGCACAGCAACCACAGCGACCGGCTGCCCTGGCAGTACGGCGACGCGGCCCGCGACTCCGCCGCCAAGTTCCTCCGGCTGCGCGAGTCCCTCGTCCCGTACACGTACACCCTCGCCCAGCAGGCCGCCACCACCGGCGTCCCCCTCGTCCGCCCGCTCTACCTGGACCACCCCGAGGACGAGGCCGCCTACACCAGGGCGGGCAGCGAGTACCTGTACGGGCCCGACATGCTGGTGGCCCCGGTCACCACTCCCGGTACCAGCACCACCACCTCCGTGTGGTTCCCCGAGGGCACCTGGACCGACTACTTCACCGGCCGCACCTACACGGCGGGCAGCGGCGGCACCTCGTACGACGTGACGACCACCCTGGACACCATGCCGGTGTTCGTCCGCGCGGGCGGCATCATCGCCACCCGCGCCGGAGACGCCGCACACGACTCCGGGACCCCGCTGGACCGGGTCGGCCTCACCGTGGCCACCGGAGCGCCGGGCGCCTTCACCCTCTACGAGGACGACGGCGTCAGCACCCCGGCTCGCCACCGCTCGGCCACCACCCGCACCAGCTACACCGGGCACACCCTGCGCATCGCCCCCACCCGGGGCACCTACAAGGGGCTGCCCAGCCGCCGTACTTGGACGGTCACCTTCCAGGGCCTCACCGAGCCCCCGGCCCACGTCACCTCCAACGGCACCACACTCGCCCCCTCCGCCTGGCAGTGGGACGCCACGGCACACACCCTGAAGATCACCACCCCGAGGACCAGCGTCCGTCAACCGGTGACCGTGAGCTTCAACTAG
- a CDS encoding ABC transporter permease, with amino-acid sequence MTELALDKRTLPDRSTVVGWLQNYGVYLGLAVLLLFNVFFTDHFVSGENFRTQAVQVSPVLIVALGMALAIGTEGIDLSVGAVMALATSITSLYLGYGPWLALVAALVGGAVIGLAGGSLIAFVGVQPIVATLALMVGGRGIALVLLPQLKDVRDPAMATLGSGSVAGVPYLALIAATLALIVGFVVRRTTFGRRLLAIGDSRPAAQLAGLPVHRVLITVYVCSGVLAAVAGFLATARLQASDPSSLGNLMELSAITAVVVGGTPLTGGRVRIGGTVAGAVLIQLLTATLIKHDLPSSWTQIAQAVVIVLAVYAARERGKR; translated from the coding sequence ATGACTGAACTCGCCCTGGACAAAAGGACGCTGCCCGACCGGTCCACGGTCGTCGGCTGGCTCCAGAACTACGGCGTCTACCTCGGCCTCGCCGTCCTGCTGCTGTTCAACGTGTTCTTCACTGACCACTTCGTCTCCGGCGAGAACTTCCGCACCCAGGCCGTCCAGGTCTCCCCGGTGCTGATCGTCGCCCTCGGCATGGCGCTGGCCATCGGCACCGAGGGCATCGACCTCTCCGTGGGCGCCGTGATGGCCCTGGCCACCTCCATCACCTCCCTCTACCTCGGCTACGGACCCTGGCTCGCCCTGGTGGCCGCGCTGGTCGGCGGCGCCGTCATCGGCCTGGCGGGCGGCTCGCTCATCGCGTTCGTCGGGGTCCAGCCCATCGTCGCCACCCTCGCGCTCATGGTCGGCGGCCGGGGCATCGCCCTGGTGCTGCTGCCCCAGCTCAAGGACGTACGCGACCCCGCCATGGCCACCCTCGGCTCCGGCAGCGTGGCGGGCGTCCCCTACCTCGCGCTGATCGCGGCCACCCTCGCCCTGATCGTCGGCTTCGTGGTCCGCCGGACCACCTTCGGCCGCCGCCTCCTCGCCATCGGCGACAGCCGCCCCGCCGCCCAGCTCGCCGGGCTGCCCGTGCACCGGGTCCTGATCACGGTCTACGTCTGCTCGGGCGTGCTCGCCGCCGTCGCCGGGTTCCTCGCCACGGCCCGGCTCCAGGCCAGCGACCCCAGCTCGCTGGGCAACCTGATGGAACTGTCCGCCATCACCGCCGTCGTCGTCGGCGGCACCCCGCTCACCGGCGGACGCGTACGCATCGGCGGCACGGTGGCCGGCGCCGTCCTCATCCAGCTCCTGACGGCCACCCTCATCAAACACGACCTGCCCTCGTCCTGGACCCAGATCGCCCAGGCCGTGGTGATCGTGCTCGCGGTGTACGCGGCACGGGAGAGGGGGAAGCGGTGA
- a CDS encoding LacI family DNA-binding transcriptional regulator gives MAANRRPTLADVAREVGVSAKTVSRVLNEDGPASAQTREQVLAAVARLGFQPNLMARNIRVGGPDTTIGLVVPDLGNPFFGAVAGSIEDRVRERGLTLLMGSSADDPGRERALTDKFLARRVSILMVVPSVGADHAHLRQHRAVGLPVVFVDRPGAGLVTDCVVSSNREGARAGVTHLVGYGHRRIGFVGDLPTRLYTRRERLAGYREALRDAGLPDDRPLVASAHDQHDAGEATARLLALPDPPTALFAGNNIVALGVVAELARSGRKDVAVVAFDDVALAEALEPALTVVAQNPEEIGRTAATTALARLDGDRSRARTVTVPTRLIVRGSGEQRVSAPA, from the coding sequence ATGGCCGCGAACCGCCGCCCCACCCTGGCCGATGTCGCCCGCGAGGTCGGGGTGAGCGCCAAGACGGTCTCCCGTGTCCTCAACGAGGACGGGCCCGCCTCGGCGCAAACCCGGGAGCAGGTGCTCGCGGCCGTGGCGCGGCTCGGCTTCCAGCCGAACCTGATGGCCCGCAACATCCGGGTGGGGGGCCCGGACACCACGATCGGGCTGGTCGTGCCGGACCTCGGCAACCCGTTCTTCGGCGCGGTGGCGGGCAGCATCGAGGACCGGGTGCGCGAGCGGGGGCTGACGCTGCTGATGGGGTCCTCCGCCGACGACCCGGGCCGGGAGCGGGCGTTGACGGACAAGTTCCTGGCGCGCCGGGTCAGCATCCTGATGGTGGTGCCGTCGGTGGGCGCCGACCACGCGCATCTGCGGCAGCACCGGGCGGTGGGGCTGCCGGTGGTGTTCGTGGACCGGCCGGGGGCGGGGCTGGTGACGGACTGCGTGGTCAGCTCCAACCGCGAGGGCGCCCGTGCCGGGGTGACGCATCTGGTCGGGTACGGGCATCGCCGGATCGGGTTCGTCGGTGACCTGCCGACGCGGCTCTACACCCGCCGGGAGCGGCTGGCCGGCTACCGGGAGGCGCTGCGGGACGCGGGTCTGCCCGACGACCGGCCGCTGGTCGCCAGCGCCCACGACCAGCACGACGCGGGCGAGGCGACAGCCCGGCTGCTGGCCCTGCCCGATCCGCCGACCGCGCTGTTCGCGGGCAACAACATCGTGGCCCTCGGTGTGGTCGCGGAGCTGGCCCGCAGCGGCCGCAAGGACGTGGCGGTGGTCGCGTTCGACGACGTGGCGCTCGCGGAGGCGCTGGAGCCGGCGCTGACGGTGGTGGCCCAGAACCCGGAGGAGATCGGCCGTACGGCGGCCACCACGGCCCTGGCCCGCCTCGACGGCGACCGCTCCCGCGCCCGTACGGTCACCGTGCCGACCCGGCTGATCGTGCGGGGGTCGGGCGAACAGCGGGTCAGCGCGCCCGCTTGA
- a CDS encoding glutaredoxin domain-containing protein yields MTDYRDGVVVYWRPLCPFCIKLRLRLRLARLPRTEVNIWRDPDAAAYVRLVADGNETVPTVTVAGNAMVNPSMGQIREAVRRDAPHLLKRAR; encoded by the coding sequence GTGACCGACTACCGGGACGGCGTGGTCGTCTACTGGCGGCCGCTGTGCCCGTTCTGCATCAAGCTCCGGCTCCGGCTGCGGCTCGCCCGGCTGCCGCGTACCGAGGTCAACATCTGGCGCGATCCCGACGCGGCCGCGTACGTCCGGCTGGTGGCGGACGGCAACGAGACGGTCCCGACGGTGACCGTGGCGGGGAACGCGATGGTCAACCCGTCGATGGGGCAGATCCGCGAGGCCGTACGCCGGGACGCCCCGCATCTGCTCAAGCGGGCGCGCTGA
- a CDS encoding ABC transporter permease: MPSTKEHPAAAGRTAPAPGDPARRGDRVAALAQRHGALAALVVLAAVASLSFDSFATGDNLGNIAISSSFLATVALGMTFVIVSGGIDLSVGSVFVLGGVLAAWGSQYGTVVALLLPLVVCAAIGLVNGLLVARTGLAPFIVTLASMLAARGLMLAITDEGADTFLVNPDSVFASLGQGKLLGIGTPVWITAVLFVGGAVLLRSTRFGQRVYAVGGNEQAAALMGAPVARTKVSVYTLSGLLAGLAGALNAAYLASGVTILGYGMELDAIAAVVIGGTLLTGGLGYVSGSLVGVLLLKVIQNVINQIGSLDSAYQQVVSGAFLVLVVVAQTWLARRRRVG; the protein is encoded by the coding sequence ATGCCCAGCACCAAGGAACACCCCGCGGCCGCCGGACGGACCGCGCCCGCCCCCGGCGACCCCGCCCGGCGCGGGGACCGGGTGGCAGCGCTCGCCCAGCGGCACGGCGCCCTGGCCGCGCTCGTCGTCCTCGCCGCCGTGGCCTCGCTGTCCTTCGACTCCTTCGCCACCGGCGACAACCTCGGCAACATCGCCATCTCCTCGTCGTTCCTCGCCACCGTCGCCCTCGGCATGACCTTCGTCATCGTCAGCGGCGGCATCGACCTCTCCGTCGGCTCCGTCTTCGTCCTCGGCGGCGTCCTCGCCGCCTGGGGCTCCCAGTACGGCACGGTCGTCGCGCTGCTGCTGCCGCTGGTGGTGTGCGCGGCGATCGGGCTGGTCAACGGGCTGCTGGTGGCCCGTACCGGGCTCGCACCGTTCATCGTCACCCTCGCCTCGATGCTGGCGGCGCGCGGGCTCATGCTCGCCATCACCGACGAGGGCGCCGACACCTTCCTCGTCAACCCCGACTCGGTCTTCGCCTCGCTCGGCCAGGGCAAGCTGCTCGGCATCGGAACTCCCGTGTGGATCACGGCGGTTCTGTTCGTCGGCGGTGCCGTGCTGCTGCGGAGCACCCGGTTCGGGCAGCGGGTGTACGCCGTCGGGGGCAACGAACAGGCGGCGGCGCTGATGGGCGCCCCGGTCGCCCGCACCAAGGTCAGCGTGTACACCCTGTCCGGGCTGCTGGCCGGCCTCGCCGGGGCGCTGAACGCGGCCTACCTCGCCTCCGGTGTCACCATCCTCGGCTACGGCATGGAGCTGGACGCCATCGCCGCCGTCGTCATCGGCGGCACCCTCCTCACCGGCGGCCTCGGCTACGTCAGCGGCTCCCTCGTCGGCGTGCTGCTGCTGAAGGTCATCCAGAACGTCATCAACCAGATCGGCTCCCTCGACTCCGCCTACCAACAGGTGGTCAGCGGGGCGTTCCTCGTCCTGGTCGTCGTCGCCCAGACCTGGCTGGCCAGGCGGCGCCGGGTCGGCTGA
- a CDS encoding ATP-binding cassette domain-containing protein — protein MTAADSPTPVLQARGLVKRYGQVTAIDGADFDLLPGEVLAVIGDNGAGKTSLIKALTGAIVPDAGEIRLNGEPIRFTGPQSARAHGIETVHQDLAVAASMDIASNMFLGRELRRPGVLGSVFRMLDKKRMRQEAAEHMAGLKIGLRSLTQAVETLSGGQRQAVAVARSVAWARSVVVMDEPTAALGVKESGQVLDLIRRVRDRGLPVVLISHNMPHVFEIADHVHVHRLGRRAAVIKPSEYSMAEVVAIMTGALTVDGSGGTVVADSEAAKAAGVQAT, from the coding sequence ATGACCGCCGCCGACTCCCCCACGCCCGTCCTCCAGGCCCGCGGTCTGGTCAAGCGCTACGGCCAGGTGACCGCCATCGACGGCGCCGACTTCGATCTGCTGCCCGGTGAGGTGCTGGCGGTGATCGGGGACAACGGCGCCGGGAAGACCAGCCTCATCAAGGCGCTGACCGGGGCGATCGTGCCGGACGCGGGCGAGATCCGGCTGAACGGCGAGCCGATCCGGTTCACCGGGCCGCAGAGCGCCCGCGCGCACGGCATCGAGACGGTCCATCAGGATCTCGCGGTCGCCGCCTCGATGGACATCGCGTCCAACATGTTCCTGGGCCGGGAGCTGCGCCGGCCCGGTGTGCTGGGCAGTGTCTTCCGGATGCTGGACAAGAAGCGGATGCGGCAGGAGGCCGCCGAGCACATGGCCGGTCTGAAGATCGGGCTGCGCTCGCTGACCCAGGCCGTGGAGACGCTCTCCGGCGGGCAGCGGCAGGCGGTCGCGGTGGCGCGGTCGGTTGCCTGGGCGCGCAGTGTCGTGGTGATGGACGAGCCGACGGCCGCGCTCGGGGTGAAGGAGTCCGGCCAGGTGCTCGACCTGATCCGGCGGGTCCGGGACAGGGGGCTGCCGGTGGTGCTGATCAGCCACAACATGCCGCATGTCTTCGAGATCGCGGACCACGTCCACGTACACCGGCTGGGCCGCCGGGCGGCGGTGATCAAGCCGTCGGAGTACTCGATGGCCGAGGTGGTCGCCATCATGACCGGGGCGCTCACGGTGGACGGGAGCGGAGGTACGGTCGTCGCGGACTCCGAGGCCGCGAAGGCCGCCGGGGTCCAGGCCACCTGA